A stretch of the Hippocampus zosterae strain Florida chromosome 16, ASM2543408v3, whole genome shotgun sequence genome encodes the following:
- the akap10 gene encoding A-kinase anchor protein 10, mitochondrial: MSFFKRKAKSKEPERVTDAKVNRGLGSPHSASPPLKNNHAIQEAAGPSHVAISAISANMDSFARGRTAILKKQPSHMEAAHFGDLGHSSVNYQPQETRSRLSKTVDQVLRDNVAIPHYMRFMERHGADHLVRFWLEAESFRSTSWSWVRAHSLNSVKHSTLAEPVAGSGDGSDLPELPQHNSHDLEWNSAGVTAQPEQPDPSCTDVGLQPGTPRAETPSRQTPSRTGTPSKGQSNISLRDLSEKLMRSIEKDAVTIFTKYVSPDAVRPIPITEQIRNDIVAKICGEDGMVDPNCFVIAQSVVFTILEQQYFLEFLRSHHFCKYQIEVLTSGSVFLADILFCESALFYFSEYMEKEEAMNVLQFWLAADNFQNQLAAKKGQYDGQEAQNDAMILYDKYFSLQATNPLGFGDSVRMEIESNICREGGPLPECFTTPLRQAWTTMEKVYMPGFLSSNLYYMYLSDLLNSVRADEFVNVNTPGQGAAADNEQRSSSSVSEASLMQSGAKKAAIKILKNFDEAITVDVASLDPESLYQRPYAGKMTFGRVNELGQFIREAEPEPDVKKSKGFMFSQAMKKWVQGNSNEAQEEMAWQIAKMIVNDVVQSNLDSPGKSTKL, encoded by the exons ATGTCGTTTTTCAAGCGGAAAG CCAAAAGCAAAGAACCTGAGAGAGTGACCGACGCAAAAGTCAACAGAG GTCTCGGCAGCCCTCACTCCGCATCACCGCCACTGAAGAACAACCATGCCATCCAGGAAGCTGCGGGGCCCAGCCATGTGGCCATCAGCGCCATCTCTGCCAACATGGACTCGTTCGCCCGCGGTCGCACAGCCATCCTCAAGAAACAGCCCAGCCACATGGAAGCTGCGCACTTTGGTGATCTCG GTCATTCCAGTGTGAACTATCAGCCCCAGGAGACCCGCTCACGGCTCTCCAAGACCGTGGACCAAGTGCTTCGGGACAATGTGGCGATCCCCCATTACATGCGTTTTATGGAGCGTCATGGTGCCGACCACCTGGTTCGCTTCTGGCTGGAGGCTGAGAGTTTCCGCTCCACCAGCTGGTCGTGGGTCCGAGCGCACAGCCTCAACTCTGTCAAACACAGCACATTGGCTGAACCCGTCGCCGGCTCCGGAGATGGTTCCGACTTGCCGGAGCTCCCCCAGCACAACTCCCATGACCTGGAATGGAACAGCGCAGGAGTCACGGCGCAGCCCGAGCAGCCGGACCCCTCCTGTACCGACGTAGGCCTGCAACCCGGCACCCCTCGAGCCGAAACTCCTAGCAGGCAGACTCCGTCCAGGACCGGGACCCCTTCCAAAGGGCAGTCAAACATCAGCCTGCGAGATCTCTCTGAAAAACTCATGAGAA GTATCGAAAAAGATGCAGTTACCATCTTCACCAAGTACGTCTCCCCGGATGCTGTGAGGCCCATCCCAATCACTGAACAGATCCGAAATGACATCGTTG CTAAGATTTGCGGCGAGGATGGCATGGTGGACCCAAATTGCTTTGTCATTGCACAGTCGGTCGTCTTCACCATCTTGGAGCAACA ATACTTTCTTGAATTCCTGCGGAGTCACCATTTCTGTAAATACCAGATTGAAGTGTTGACGAGTGGCTCCGTGTTCCTGGCTGACATTTTGTTCTGTGAGTCGGCTCTCTTCTACTTCTCTGAG TACATGGAAAAGGAAGAGGCGATGAATGTACTGCAGTTCTGGCTCGCGGCTGACAACTTCCAAAACCAGCTAGCAGCAAAGAAGGGCCAGTATGATGGCCAGGAGGCCCAAAATGACGCCATGATCCTTTATGACAA GTATTTCTCACTACAAGCTACAAACCCTCTGGGATTTGGCGACTCGGTACGCATGGAGATTGAGTCGAACATCTGCCGGGAGGGGGGCCCTCTGCCTGAATGCTTTACCACTCCACTTAGACAAGCCTGGACCACCATGGAGAAG GTGTATATGCCAGGCTTCCTGTCCAGTAACCTTTACTACATGTACCTGAGTGACCTCCTCAATTCGGTGCGGGCGGACGAGTTTGTGAATGTCAACACTCCAGGTCAGGGTGCCGCGGCGGACAACGAGCAGCGCTCAAGTTCAAGTGTCAGCGAGGCCTCCTTGATGCAG TCCGGCGCCAAAAAGGCAGCGATAAAGATCTTGAAAAACTTCGATGAGGCCATCACGGTTGATGTGGCCAGTCTTGACCCCGAATCTTTGTACCAGAGGCCATACGCTGG AAAGATGACATTCGGGAGAGTGAATGAGTTGGGCCAATTTATCAGGGAGGCAGAACCAGAACCAGACGTGAAGAAATCCAAAG GCTTCATGTTCTCACAAGCCATGAAGAAATGGGTCCAAGGTAACTCAAATGAG GCTCAGGAGGAAATGGCCTGGCAGATAGcgaaaatgattgtcaacgaTGTTGTGCAGTCAAACCTTGACAGTCCTGGCAAGTCCAcgaag TTGTGA